A stretch of Lathyrus oleraceus cultivar Zhongwan6 chromosome 6, CAAS_Psat_ZW6_1.0, whole genome shotgun sequence DNA encodes these proteins:
- the LOC127095034 gene encoding glutamate decarboxylase produces MVISSTVKHPDEHSESIDCTFASRYVREAVPKFKLSESSIPKDAAYQIINDELMLDGKPRLNLASFVTTWMEPECDKLIMDSLNKNYVDMDEYPVTTELQNRCVNIIAHLFNAPIGKEETAVGVGTVGSSEAIMLAGLAFKRKWQTKRKSEGKPYDKPNIVTGANVQVCWEKFAKYFEVELKEVKLSEGYYVMDPLKAVEMVDENTICVAAILGSTLTGEFEDVKLLNELLTVKNKETGWDTPIHVDAASGGFVAPFLYPDLLWDFRLPLVKSINVSGHKYGLVYPGIGWVVWRNQDDLPDDLVFHINYLGSDQPTFTLNFSKGSSQIIAQYYQFIRLGFEGYKNVMENCLANTRILKEGIEKTGKFKIVSKDVGVPLVAFSLKDSSRHTVFEIADHLRKYGWIVPAYTMPADAQHIAVLRVVIREDFSRSLAERLVSDICKVVTLLETLPSTISSKSAHVAVIASETSEEVKKDITETQTEIASYWKKLATGKRVGTC; encoded by the exons ATGGTTATCTCATCAACTGTCAAACATCCAGATGAACATAGTGAAAGCATAGACTGTACTTTTGCTTCTAGATACGTGCGTGAAGCAGTTCCAAA GTTCAAGCTGTCAGAGAGTTCTATACCAAAAGATGCAGCATATCAGATAATAAACGATGAGTTGATGTTAGATGGGAAACCAAGGCTTAACTTGGCTTCATTTGTCACTACTTGGATGGAACCTGAGTGTGATAAACTCATCATGGATTCGCTTAACAAGAACTATGTTGACATGGATGAGTATCCTGTCACCACTGAGCTTCAG AATCGGTGTGTGAATATAATAGCACATCTATTCAATGCTCCTATTGGTAAAGAGGAAACAGCAGTAGGTGTTGGAACCGTAGGATCATCAGAAGCAATAATGTTAGCTGGTTTAGCTTTTAAAAGGAAGTGGCAAACTAAGAGAAAATCAGAAGGCAAACCTTACGATAAGCCCAACATCGTTACCGGGGCTAATGTGCAG GTTTGTTGGGAAAAATTTGCTAAGTACTTTGAGGTTGAACTAAAGGAAGTGAAACTCTCGGAAGGATACTATGTGATGGATCCATTGAAAGCAGTTGAAATGGTAGATGAGAACACTATCTGTGTTGCAGCCATTTTGGGTTCAACGCTGACCGGAGAGTTTGAGGATGTGAAGCTTCTTAACGAACTTCTTACTGTAAAGAACAAAGAGACGGGATGGGATACGCCGATTCATGTAGATGCTGCGAGCGGTGGTTTTGTTGCTCCGTTTCTCTACCCTGATCTGCTATGGGATTTTCGCTTGCCGTTGGTGAAAAGCATCAATGTTAGCGGTCACAAGTACGGTCTTGTTTATCCCGGTATTGGTTGGGTTGTCTGGAGGAATCAAGATGACTTGCCGGATGATCTTGTTTTTCATATCAATTATCTTGGATCTGATCAGCCAACTTTCACATTGAATTTCTCCAAAG GATCGAGTCAAATCATTGCTCAATACTACCAATTCATTCGACTTGGATTCGAG GGCTACAAAAATGTGATGGAAAATTGCTTGGCGAACACGAGAATTCTGAAAGAAGGAATTGAGAAAACTGGAAAGTTTAAGATTGTGTCCAAGGACGTCGGCGTGCCACTTGTAGCGTTCTCGTTGAAAGACAGTAGCCGGCACACGGTATTCGAGATAGCAGACCATTTGAGAAAATACGGGTGGATAGTTCCGGCCTACACAATGCCTGCGGACGCGCAACACATTGCGGTCCTGCGAGTGGTGATCAGGGAGGATTTTAGCCGCAGCTTGGCTGAGAGACTTGTTTCTGATATTTGCAAAGTTGTGACTCTCTTGGAGACACTTCCAAGTACCATCTCCTCGAAAAGTGCTCATGTCGCGGTTATCGCGAGTGAGACGAGCGAGGAGGTTAAGAAAGATATTACAGAGACTCAAACTGAGATTGCAAGTTATTGGAAGAAGCTTGCTACAGGAAAGAGAGTTGGAACATGCTAG
- the LOC127095035 gene encoding pentatricopeptide repeat-containing protein At1g73400, mitochondrial has protein sequence MPSIPKRQIIFMGMFNSYINSLKSHSFSSLAHHHHQHHHYHHHSYLFRNKALPLIVSALQSSMFSVFKYSTRCQLQLSDAHYVQLIQSSLPVNSFVAFHLSNRHYCSETVTMNQDSGCGVSDDVVEVNGVVESNGFESDIDKVHTTVMDNLIGFHNMEKALEKLGIPLSTPLVTGVLHRLRYDEKIAFRFFTWAGHQDSYSHEPCAYNDMMDILSSTKYKVKQFRIVCDVLDYMKRNNKSKVPAEVLMNMLRKYTERYLTHVQKFAKKRIRVKTQPEINAFNFLLDALCKCCLVEEAEGFYKRMRKMINPNGDTYNILVFGWCRVRNPTRGMKVLEEMIQLGHKPDNFTYNTALDTYCKAGMITDAVELFEFMRTKGSIISSPTAKSYSILIVALVQNDRMEECLKIMGHMISSGCLPDVTTYKDIIEGMCLCGKIDEAYKFLEGMGNKGYRPDIVTYNCFLKVLCDNKNSEEALKLYGRMVDLNCVPSVQTYNMLISMFFRMDDPDGAFETWHEMEKRGCRPDTDTYCVTIEGLFNFNKAEDACILLEEVINKGMKLPYRKFDSLLMQLSAIGDLKAIHKLSDHMRKFYNNPMARRYALSQKRKSMGLRGKS, from the coding sequence ATGCCTTCAATTCCTAAACGCCAAATTATCTTCATGGGCATGTTTAATAGTTACATAAACTCTCTCAAAAGTCATTCCTTTTCATCACTCGCCCATCACCATCACCAgcatcatcattatcatcatcacTCTTATCTATTCAGAAACAAAGCTTTGCCTCTAATTGTATCTGCACTTCAATCATCAATGTTTTCTGTATTTAAATACTCTACTCGTTGCCAGTTACAACTATCAGATGCTCATTATGTTCAATTGATTCAATCTTCATTGCCAGTGAACTCTTTTGTTGCATTTCATTTATCCAATCGCCATTATTGTTCCGAAACCGTTACCATGAATCAAGATTCTGGTTGTGGTGTGAGTGATGATGTTGTGGAGGTAAATGGTGTTGTGGAGAGTAATGGTTTTGAGAGTGATATTGATAAGGTGCATACCACTGTAATGGATAATTTAATTGGTTTTCACAATATGGAGAAAGCTCTTGAAAAATTAGGCATCCCATTGTCCACACCATTGGTTACTGGTGTATTGCATAGGCTTCGATACGATGAAAAGATTGCGTTTCGGTTTTTTACATGGGCTGGTCATCAAGATAGTTATTCTCATGAGCCTTGTGCTTATAATGATATGATGGATATTTTGTCTAGTACAAAGTATAAAGTAAAACAGTTTCGGATTGTTTGTGATGTGTTGGATTATATGAAGAGGAACAACAAGAGTAAGGTTCCGGCAGAAGTTCTGATGAATATGTTGAGGAAATATACTGAGAGGTATTTGACTCATGTGCAGAAGTTTGCGAAGAAGAGGATAAGAGTGAAGACGCAACCGGAAATAAATGCGTTCAACTTTCTGTTGGATGCTTTGTGCAAGTGTTGCTTGGTTGAGGAAGCTGAAGGGTTCTATAAGAGAATGAGAAAAATGATCAATCCTAATGGGGATACGTATAATATTTTGGTTTTCGGATGGTGCAGGGTTAGAAACCCGACTAGAGGGATGAAAGTGTTGGAAGAAAtgattcaattgggtcacaagCCTGACAATTTCACGTATAATACTGCCCTTGATACTTACTGCAAAGCTGGGATGATAACAGACGCGGTAGAGCTTTTTGAATTCATGAGGACAAAAGGTTCAATCATATCTTCTCCCACTGCCAAGAGTTATTCAATTCTAATTGTGGCTCTCGTCCAAAACGATAGAATGGAGGAATGTCTTAAAATCATGGGGCATATGATTAGCAGTGGTTGTCTTCCTGATGTCACGACATACAAGGATATAATTGAAGGTATGTGTTTGTGTGGTAAAATAGACGAAGCTTACAAGTTCTTGGAAGGGATGGGAAACAAAGGTTACCGGCCTGATATTGTTACTTATAATTGTTTCCTCAAGGTTCTCTGCGACAATAAGAATTCTGAGGAAGCCCTTAAACTATATGGAAGAATGGTTGATTTGAATTGTGTTCCTAGTGTCCAAACTTACAATATGCTGATTTCAATGTTTTTTAGGATGGATGATCCTGACGGGGCATTTGAGACTTGGCATGAAATGGAGAAGAGAGGTTGTAGACCAGACACAGATACATACTGTGTCACGATTGAGGGTTTATTTAACTTCAATAAAGCGGAAGATGCTTGTATTCTTTTGGAAGAAGTGATAAACAAGGGAATGAAACTTCCTTATAGAAAGTTTGATTCCTTGTTGATGCAACTTTCGGCTATTGGTGATCTCAAGGCTATCCATAAGCTCTCGGATCATATGAGGAAATTCTATAATAATCCTATGGCAAGACGCTATGCTCTAAGCCAGAAGCGTAAGAGCATGGGTTTGAGAGGGAAGTCGTAG
- the LOC127095036 gene encoding F-box protein SKP2A codes for MDHFTKLQTLILRQDKPQLEDNAVEAVSKFCPDLQVLDLTKSFKLTDRSLYAIALGCCDLIKLNISGCSAFSDKALAYLASLCRKLKVLNLCGCVKAVSDTALQAIGHYCNELQFLNLGWCEQISDVGVMSLAYGCPDLRTLDLCGCVLITDESVIALANRCPHLRSLGLYYCKNITDRAMYSLAQSKVKNKMWGSVNGENDEDGLRTLNISQCTSLTPSAVQAVCDSFPALHTCSGRHSLIISGCLNLTSVHCACCARPHRAINAFPHSAH; via the exons ATG GACCATTTTACAAAGTTGCAAACTCTAATCCTTCGACAAGACAAGCCTCAACTTGAGGACAATGCTGTTGAGGCTGTTTCAAAATTCTGTCCCGACCTGCAGGTTCTGGACCTCACCAAAAGTTTCAAGCTTACCGATCGTTCGCTGTATGCTATAGCTTTAGGTTGTTGTGATCTTATAAAACTCAACATCAGTGGCTGTTCAGCTTTTAGTGACAAAGCTTTGGCTTATCTAGCTAGTTTATGCAGAAAGCTGAAAGTTTTGAATCTGTGTGGTTGTGTTAAAGCTGTATCAGATACTGCATTACAG GCAATTGGACATTACTGCAACGAGTTACAGTTTTTGAACCTTGGATGGTGTGAACAAATAAGTGATGTTGGTGTGATGAGTTTAGCATATGGGTGCCCTGATCTTAGAACACTTGACTTATGTGGTTGTGTCCTTATAACAG ATGAAAGTGTAATAGCATTGGCAAATAGGTGTCCTCATCTGAGGTCACTTGGGCTGTACTACTGCAAAAACATAACAGACAGAGCAATGTATTCATTGGCACAGAGCAAAGTGAAAAACAAGATGTGGGGATCTGTGAATGGTGAGAATGATGAGGATGGTTTAAGGACTTTGAACATTAGTCAGTGTACATCACTCACCCCTTCAGCTGTTCAGGCTGTTTGTGACTCATTCCCTGCACTTCATACCTGCTCAGGAAGACATTCACTCATCATTAGTGGCTGTTTGAATCTCACGTCTGTGCATTGTGCTTGTTGCGCTCGGCCTCACCGGGCTATAAACGCTTTCCCTCACTCGGCTCATTGA
- the LOC127095037 gene encoding pentatricopeptide repeat-containing protein At1g73400, mitochondrial — MFSVFKYSTRCQLQLSDAHYVQLIQSSLPVNSFVAFHLSNRHYCSETVTMNQDSGCGVSDDVVEVNGVVESNGFESDIDKVHTTVMDNLIGFHNMEKALEKLGIPLSTPLVTGVLHRLRYDEKIAFRFFTWAGHQDSYSHEPCAYNDMMDILSSTKYKVKQFRIVCDVLDYMKRNNKSKVPAEVLMNMLRKYTERYLTHVQKFAKKKRIRVKTQPEINAFNFLLDALCKCCLVEEAEGFYKRMRKMINPNGDTYNILVFGWCRVRNPTRGMKVLEEMIQLGHKPDNFTYNTALDTYCKAGMITDAVELFEFMRTKGSIISSPTAKSYSILIVALVQNDRMEECLKIMGYMISSGCLPDVTTYKDIIEGMCLCGKIDEAYKFLEGMGNKGYRPDIVTYNCFLKVLCDNKNSEEALKLYGRMVDLNCVPSVQTYNMLISMFFRMDDPDGAFETWHEMEKRGCRPDTDTYCVTIEGLFNFNKAEDACILLEEVINKGMKLPYRKFDSLLMQLSAIGDLKAIHKLSDHMRKFYNNPMARRYALSQKRKSMGLRGKS, encoded by the coding sequence ATGTTTTCTGTATTTAAATACTCTACTCGTTGCCAGTTACAACTATCAGATGCTCATTATGTTCAATTGATTCAATCTTCATTGCCAGTGAACTCTTTTGTTGCATTTCATTTATCCAATCGCCATTATTGTTCCGAAACCGTTACCATGAATCAAGATTCTGGTTGTGGTGTGAGTGATGATGTTGTGGAGGTAAATGGTGTTGTGGAGAGTAATGGTTTTGAGAGTGATATTGATAAGGTGCATACCACTGTAATGGATAATTTAATTGGTTTTCACAATATGGAGAAAGCTCTTGAAAAATTAGGCATCCCATTGTCCACACCATTGGTTACTGGTGTATTGCATAGGCTTCGATACGATGAAAAGATTGCGTTTCGGTTTTTTACATGGGCTGGTCATCAAGATAGTTATTCTCATGAGCCTTGTGCTTATAATGATATGATGGATATTTTGTCTAGTACAAAGTATAAAGTAAAACAGTTTCGGATTGTTTGTGATGTGTTGGATTATATGAAGAGGAACAACAAGAGTAAGGTTCCGGCAGAAGTTCTGATGAATATGTTGAGGAAATATACTGAGAGGTATTTGACTCATGTGCAGAAGTTTGCGAAGAAGAAGAGGATAAGAGTGAAGACGCAACCAGAAATAAATGCGTTCAACTTTCTGTTGGATGCTTTGTGCAAGTGTTGCTTGGTTGAGGAAGCTGAAGGGTTCTATAAGAGAATGAGAAAAATGATCAATCCTAATGGGGATACGTATAATATTTTGGTTTTCGGATGGTGCAGGGTTAGAAACCCGACTAGAGGGATGAAAGTGTTGGAAGAAAtgattcaattgggtcacaagCCTGACAATTTCACGTATAATACTGCCCTTGATACTTACTGCAAAGCTGGGATGATAACAGACGCGGTAGAGCTTTTTGAATTCATGAGGACAAAAGGTTCAATCATATCTTCTCCCACTGCCAAGAGTTATTCAATTCTAATTGTGGCTCTCGTCCAAAACGATAGAATGGAGGAATGTCTTAAAATCATGGGGTATATGATTAGCAGTGGTTGTCTTCCTGATGTCACGACATACAAGGATATAATTGAAGGTATGTGTTTGTGTGGTAAAATAGACGAAGCTTACAAGTTCTTGGAAGGGATGGGAAACAAAGGTTATCGGCCTGATATTGTTACTTATAATTGTTTCCTCAAGGTTCTCTGCGACAATAAGAATTCTGAGGAAGCCCTTAAACTATATGGAAGAATGGTTGATTTGAATTGTGTTCCTAGTGTCCAAACTTACAATATGCTGATTTCAATGTTTTTTAGGATGGATGATCCTGACGGGGCATTTGAGACTTGGCATGAAATGGAGAAGAGAGGTTGTAGACCAGACACAGATACATACTGTGTCACGATTGAGGGTTTATTTAACTTCAATAAAGCGGAAGATGCTTGTATTCTTTTGGAAGAAGTGATAAACAAGGGAATGAAACTTCCTTATAGAAAGTTTGATTCCTTGTTGATGCAACTTTCGGCTATTGGTGATCTCAAGGCTATCCATAAGCTCTCGGATCATATGAGGAAATTCTATAATAATCCTATGGCAAGACGCTATGCTCTAAGCCAGAAGCGTAAGAGCATGGGTTTGAGAGGGAAGTCGTAG
- the LOC127095038 gene encoding glutamate decarboxylase, whose translation MVISSTVKHPDEHSESIDCTFASRYVREAVPKFKLSESSIPKDAAYQIINDELMLDGKPRLNLASFVTTWMEPECDKLIMDSLNKNYVDMDEYPVTTELQVCLALT comes from the exons ATGGTTATCTCATCAACTGTCAAACATCCAGATGAACATAGTGAAAGCATAGACTGTACTTTTGCTTCTAGATACGTGCGTGAAGCAGTTCCAAA GTTCAAGCTGTCAGAGAGTTCTATACCAAAAGATGCAGCATATCAGATAATAAACGATGAGTTGATGTTAGATGGGAAACCAAGGCTTAACTTGGCTTCATTTGTCACTACTTGGATGGAACCTGAGTGTGATAAACTCATCATGGATTCGCTTAACAAGAACTATGTTGACATGGATGAGTATCCTGTCACCACTGAGCTTCAGGTCTGTTTAGCTTTAACATGA